The nucleotide sequence CCATCAGATAAGGATTTGAGAAAGACCTAATGTTTCTGAACTGTTTTTGTATTTGCTGCTTCAATTCAGGTCCATTTTCACCTTTCCACAACTTAGCTTCATCAAATGGGATGGGGCATGCAGCTTGTAATTTGGGATTATAGAGCAGCTGTCTCATTAGAGACTGTGTTTTCAAGTCATCATCAGGGTTACCAGTATCATACTCAGCCTGCTCCAAGTAATCTGCTGCCTGAAATGTACACGAGCAGATTGCCAACAAGATGAGCAATCATCAACATTGAAGGAAATTATTCCACCAAGAGAACATGGTATTATTTAAGTGGTACTTCAGCAGTATGCTTTCAACAAAACTTAATTTGATGCTTGAAAGGAGTCAGAATTGATACTCACTTTTGTGGCAGCTCGAAGAACAAAGAGAAAAGTGAAGTACAAGTTTCCGACACGGTCTGGGTATTTTATGACTCTATCATAGAGCAATGTGAGATTTTGACCCCACTGacagcaaagaaaaaaaattattgttagaTATGTCATCAACAGActtcatattaataaaaaattgcaagaaataccaggaaaaaagaaaggacaGGGAATCCATCTAgaaacaagacaaaaaaaatctcAAGAAAATAATACGAACAGCCTAAGAATCAACACAGAATAAAGTTTCTCTAAACTCCACCAAAGTTCCAGAGATAAGCCCCTCTCTTGGCTAGGAGGTCGGCTGAGCTTTTTCCCTTGATATCCAGCCAGCTTGGCCTCCCAACCTCAATAAGATGTCCCTAGTCTCTTTCAGCAAGCAGGCAGATGTTTCAGGACCCATAGGAGCCCAGATGAAATTAAGAACTGAAAACAGAAGAATCTCCTTCAATCATGCACATACTACTTTGGGATAGCCCATATAATTCCTCTATGCTCCTTAGCAAGCCTGGAATGTGCAGCTGACTAGGATGCTCAAAAGCACAATCATCAGTTTTAATTTTTCCAAGGAGAGGGGAAGTACTGGAGTCTGAAGAGATgccaaaaataaatcaaaagtgGCATTTTCCCATAAGATCCTGATGCTAAAAAATGTTACAATTTCTATCCCTCCAAATAACACACAAGAAGGCAAGGATAACACACGGTCACCATACCCTTGCACTCCCACTTCTACCCAAGGCAAAGAACTTTATCACCATCATCAACACAAACAGTTGTAATGATGAGTGTTTCCCAAGATCAACTTGGAGGAATGATGCTACAAACCATTACAAATTAAAGTCCAAATAGCTAAAAGATGATGGTTTAGAATATGAAACATACCAGGAACAGTATTTTAATGCTAAATTCAATTCAAGTGGTAGCATAGCAATTGAACTGTCTGGCTCCATCATTGTTAAGGACATATGAATAAAGGGCATAATTTCGTAAGGAGCAAGTACATTTTCCATTCCCAAAGTTTAAATAAACAACTATGAGCAAGAACCAATACCGTGCTTGTAGCTTCATTAAGCAGATAATCAGCAGCTATATGGACTGATATGGAGGAGTGAAGACCAGATATCAATTTGTACaatattttcttctcttgaCAAAATTCTCCAGATGGATCTGCATGATGGGTCAAATATCAACAAGAAATCATCATAGTAGAGAATGAGCAGCTTGGAGGGGATTGCTAAAAGGAAGCTTCTACTAGGTAATCTCATAATGGGAACACCATGTCCCATTAGTCTTTTCTCCTactgttgtttttgttttagttttgaacaGGGATCTCCTCCTCCACTATGTAATTTTGACTTTTCTCTAGATAATCACTTCATTTTCAAGAACAAGAAAACTAAAATGCAACCAAATGCTACCTTAATTTTACCGAACAACTGAAACCCAACGTTTCTAATGAAATGGCTTAGGCATCTCCTCGTTGATGCTTATAATATGAAGAAattgaaataactaaataaacaaacatgGATACTTTCATAAGAGAAGAGAAACAATATTATCCATCATGATATGGCAGACAATAAGAACTCACATTTTGGACAATTCTCAGTATAAATAGCATCCCATATCCTTCGTGCAGATGGACCAGTATATCCAGTGTAGCGTTCAGGGTTCAGTTGAAGATTCACATATGTCATCTCCGCTGCAAATGAAAATGAACCATCAAAAGCTTTATTAAACCAttaaagaaacttaagaaaagaaaagaaacatggAGTGTTATTGACTAAGCAATGTCATTGGAAGTTCCAATGGATCTTAAATTGCTAGATcacattttcaataaattacCAGGGcattattaactttaaaatttgcAAGTATATGAGTAGAGACTTATCATTCTCGGAAAGATGCAATTGgcttgaaaagaaataaattaacaaaaatgtttaactaaacataaaatgaaaaatgttagAATGTGCAGGGTAAAAGAATCCACCATTGTCAGTCTCATCATCATTTGTCCATGGATTGTCTACTTCTACCCAGCCTTTGAAAGCTTTGGTATCTAGTGTACGGTCAACAGCCGCCTGTGGCTTTCCCTCTTGACAAATAAGATCTTCTGATGAAAGGACATGATTAAAGGGCTTCTTAAATGTTTCAGGGAACTCATTTTCGGGGCATTCACAAACACTGCAATCCCGCAAGTGGCACATACCATCATCTAGCCAGAAAGGGCAGTCACACCACAACTTAGCCTATCATAGAAATGGATCAACAGGCTTCAGAAAATGGGATATAGGTCAGTCAAGCATAAGCGAAAACACAATATCAATTGAAGTATAACAGAATAAACAAGTCATAAACACAGAAATATCGTACATCTAGATTAGTTTTGACATGTAATAATTTACCTTCAAACCCCGAAATATTGTTCTCCCCCGcgccaccccccccccccccaaccccACAACACACACACTAACTCATCTTCaaaatagaattaaatacatGGAAGAGCAAGGACCGGGTATTAATTCATCAGACAATTTGCTTGCTTCTAGCCAGTATGGAATTAAAACCAACCTTAAAATATCGGAAAAATGGAGTTGTAACAAGCTCTTGGAGTATTGGATGCAAAACTTCCTCATTAAGATGGTCTACCGTCACATAGTCACAACAACAGTCCTCTACCATCCCACTATACTTATGTGCATCCTGAAAAAGTTTTGGGCAAAGAATTTTAATGAGAAGCCGAAACACAAATAGCTGCATCAATCAAGTCTAATTTGTCATTCAGACCAATGAAAGCAAGCTCAGTTGAGTAACTATGCTCAGAATTGTAACAAAATCGTTCAATAACCTAAAGTAATTATCATACAAACATAATTAATCATAAAgctataaaaaatcataattactCATAAAATTTCAGTcctttcaacaattaaaaaagTGGTTCAGATATTAGGTACAGCTCTCAAGTTAGAGTTCATATTTTcgagaaaaattaataaaacaaaaccaGTTCTTTGATCGAGAAAAATCTAAATGTCAGATACCAAAAtgcacaaaatttcaaatcaaaccaTGTaattggttgccgagaaaatgtaggaaatgaAAAAGGAACCCTCTACTCATCCGAGAGACCAACCACCTcactttcacttttctttcttttgctcgattttctcagaaaccaaacagacGGCAAAAGAAAATACCTTCCCACAGTGGCAGGGTTTATTGCTGCCACCGAAATGCGAGATCATTGGTTTCATCGCCATAGCAAGAAGGACGACGAGGAGAGCCCCGACGACCCAAACCCATCGGCGTCTGTGACTTTTCTCCGCAATCTCTGATTTCACCACCGCCATGCGTGTAGAAGCCCTAGATTTCTCAAGAAAACacctctgtttggttgcaggaaaaaaaaaaaatcgatgaatagaaaaggaaaagcaGATTTGAGTTGTGTAAGTTGTATCATCAATTGTTTAACATAAATGGTATATATACGAGAAAGCAGGAGCCAAAGTTAAAGAAAAGATGGGCGGTAGTTGCTGGTTTTATTCCAGAAGCTTTGATTTTTCAAGAACTATGGATCTACACTAAACCTTTAAAACTAAACAATGTACGGTCGGTCGATGTAATTGGAAACCGTGGATTTAGGATTTAATGCCCAATTACATcctaaaattaattattgatttttttaaaatgacatggcatttaaaaaaaaattgccaccTGGCATGCTTAAgtgctttctttttttaattattttgtattacgCTTACCTTGTTCATGGTGTAATTCAAGATAAGATGATAAATGTCTCTaagatttatatttatctcCAATTTTTAAATCCAATCAAGTTTAGACATATGATGACGTGGAGGCATGCACCCAACGATAAATAATCCATAATTTTAAGTTGTCCGGCTACTTGAggcatgaagaagaaaaacaaaaagcattATTTTTGGTTTAGAAACTGGGGGCACCAGGATACGCGCATGATGTTGTCACCCATCCAATGTCTTTTTGCCACGTCAGACTCTCCACTTCCCTAACCATTGTAAATGCCCAAGAAACTCCACTGGGTCATGGCCCATGGTCCATTCACAGCCTTTAACGGTCAAAAGTAAAGATGAGTTTGAAAATTAGAGTGGTGGGTTTCTGTTTCCGGAAATGGGAAAACCATGGTCAAAACTTCATATTCTACCTCTGATTTTCATAGCAGATTTCATTTTCCACCGATCTAATCATTTCTCCCATTCCCGCACAGATTTTAATGGATTTggcaaacaataaaaaaaattttaaatttttaaaattaaaaaaaaaaaaaaaagaaaaccactctcacacacacaccactgtatatatatatatatataaaggaaacaaataaaagaatatcacaaacacttttttttaatataaataaaacaattataaaatctaattataataaaagCCAATTAGGATTCTAAATCCTAAAAAAGAACTAACAATTCagatattaattaaataattacaacaaattaagataatattattataaaagaagAGTTTAATAGGATAAGAATAGGAAGAAGAAACAATAGGAATAAAACTATGTGTTCCATCTTAGAACCACCTTTTATAGAACAAGAGATAGTAGAaactttgtatatatatatatatatatatataaaatcaagaaGGGATTACAATAACAGTTGATGAATATTAGGAAATAGATGATTATTTATTGTAGCATATTCTCATACCAAATTTCATATATCATAACACCCTAGATGATTATAGAAATATACcttattaaaactttattagAAGAAAATCTAATAGGAAAAACTTTagtaaagggaaaaaaaagtagaatattcatttaaatgattttatcatcAAAGTTACCCCACTAAAAACCTTGTCAGTAAAACCATAAAATCTAGACGCAGGTAAAAAGAGTATAGTATATCTATATTAATATCCTCTTTCTGATATGtatatgatcatatttttttcaaagtttcaatTTGTAGATCTCTCAATTTCTGCATCCCAATGTTGTATCTTaactttttcataataaataacaatatttttatgaatagaTCTCCTAGATTATCACATGATTTTAAACATCAATTTTACTGTTCTTTAATAGCTCATGAGCATAGAAGAACTTAGAGCAAATATGTTTAGCTTTATCATCCTTTATAAATCTTCCCTTAAGTTATGCAATACAAGcaacattttcttcatataaCTTTGTCAAATTATCTTTGATGAAGCCACATGACTCTCtaatatgttggatcattgatCTTAACCATACACACTCATGACCGCTTCAcgaattgtaaatatttttaaatgatttgaaaatgtGTCTACCATTGTTTATCTAACTGATTCCATAATATTGTTGTACCACCATAGGTAAATATATACTACCTTGTTTGAGATCAAGCTTTTTGATAATCCAAAAGATAGTCAACGACCGCATAACCAAGTAACTAAAACTATAATCCTTTTAAGTACAATAAACCAATGTTAGATATTCCATAGAGACAGCATACTACATGCTTGACACTATTCCAATGTCTTCAAGTTGGTGTGAAACTATATCTCGTAAGCAAGTTAACAAAGAATACTATGTCTAATCATACACAATTTACAAGGCATATGAGTGCACCAATAGCATTAAGATAAAAGTATTTCTCCAAATATTTCTTCGTTATCCTATTtaggatttttaaaaatcattttttatttctagtgAGCGAACTACCATTGAAGAATTTAGTTGATGtgatttatccatatgaaaacacttcacgtttttttttttttttgtatatgttGATTGATGAACTAACATTCCATTTGAAAACTGCTCGATCAGACAAGacataattttgttttcctcaaatttttcatttcaaattctctcttCAAATAATTAGCAATTTTTATGAgttatcatcaacataaactgCAATAATTCCAAATCTGATTTATAATCTCTTAATGAAAATGCATGGACATATAGGGTTaatcacatacccttcttttagaaAGTATATGCTAAGGTGATTGTACAACATGTGTCTGAATTACTTTAATCCATATAATGATTGtagtaacttgattgagtacatgctacgagaattaatattatttgcttAAGGCAATCTAAATCATTAaatgattttcatgtatatattattatctatggatccatataaatatgtcGTAATGACATTCATGATATGCATATCTAGTCCATTTAATACTTTCatacaaattaaaaatcaaaatgtgaTTGCATCCATAACAAGAGAGTATGTTTCCTCATAGTTAATACTAGGTCTTTAGGAGAAAGGTTATGTTACTAATcgcattttatattttatgatttcatTCTTCTTATTGCGTTTTCGAATAAAAACCCATTTATATCCAATAGACTTTACATCTACATGAGTTTAGACTACTggtccaaatattttttttgttttattaacaAGTTTAATTCTTATTAGAttacttctttccatttttatcaatcatttcttcatcAACATTCATCCACAACTTTTAGTTCAGGattctcatcattttttatgatgttgATAGccacttcaaaagaaaatattgtgtAGAGTGtattttgatctcatttttctcttgtaTGTAGATAACTAATAGAGATCTCCTATTTTGAGGGATTTGTGTCTCTTTAAAGGCTAATTGTATAATTTGAGCCTCTTTTAAGGGTCATTTGATTATTAATCTAGGACTAATTAGTCAAATTTAATAGCCTATTTTTCTATTGAACTTTTACAAGAGTGTCAAtgtttttatgtgtttttactTGCACTTTTCTTTTCCAATGAACTATATCATTTGAGCTAATAGGTCTATCATGGTTCatgcgtatcttagattcatttcaTATTATATTGGTTAATTGTCCTATAAGAACATCAATCTACGCTAGAGTATTTGCAATTAGTATATATgactttgtcattttctttacaTCAATGAATGTATCTAGTAGTTGATTTGCGATTTATTACAAATGAATAatcttttgaactttttattcacattgatttgtttttaaagGTCAAGATCAGATAAAATCATTGTATTCTaagtaattatattattttcacgccattcttttggaaaaattgtttcatcaaaATGGCAATCGACAAAACATGTCATAAAAACATCACATATTTGGGgttccaaatatcaaatgataTTTTGGAGAATCAAAATCAACATAAATCCCAAGGCACTTTTGAGAACCCATCTTAGTCTTTAAAGGAGGAACAATAGGGACATAGACAGTACAACAAAAAATTCTTAAGTGAGAAACATTTGGTTGTTGACAAAGTACAAGTTTTAAAGATGAATCCTCATGATAAATGAAAAGCCAAAGATGGACTAAGGATGTAGCATGGAGTATAGCATGACCTCAAGCAAAAAGAGGTAGTTGTGTTCTTAAAAGTAATGGTAGAACAATCAATTGAAGTCGTTTGATAAGATATTTAACAAGACCATTTTAGGTATGAACATGAATAACAAGACATGCTCAATGTCAATTCTAGTTGACATACTAAAGTCAATAAAAGTTTGGGATGGAAATTCACCCGCATTATCAAGACAAATTTTCTTAGTAAGGTAATCTAGAAATTGTGTTCTTAGATTAATTATTTAAGTAACCTAATAAAAGCAATATTGCAAAtgaaaatgagataaatattGACTAAGGATGTAGCATGGAGTATAGCATGACCTCAAGCAAAAGGAGGTAGTTGTGTTCTTAAAAGTAATGGTAGAACAATCAATTGAAGTCGTTTGATAAGATATTTAACAAGACCATTTTAGGTATGAACATGAATAACAAGACATGCTCAATGTCAATTCTAGTTGACATACTAAATTCAATAAAAGTTTGGGATGGAAATTCACCCGCATTATCAAgacaaattttcttattaaggtAATCTAGAAATTGTGTTCTTAGATTAATTATTTAAGTAACCTAATAAAAGCAATATTGCGAAtgaaaatgagataaatatatgACCACTTAGTGAAGGCATCTATTAAGACCATAAAATACCGAAATGGTCCACAAAGAGGATGAATGAGGCCAGATATATCCTAATGATTTCTTTCTAAAAAAGTTGGGAATTTTGAGACAACTTTGGTAAAAGATggcttgtatatatatatatatcttcttaATACAGGTAACACAGTTGTAATTATTAGGCACAAGAATCTTTTGGTGTTTTAAAGGGTGCCCATGAGAGTTACAAATGATTCAACGCATCATAGATGAACTAAGGTGACCAAATCACTCAAGCCAAAGCATGAAGGTATAGGTCATAGAACTTGTGGTTCATTATAGCATATGATTTAATAGGTCTAATGGTTGCGTGATACAATCCACAAGAAAAAGTAGGGAGTTTCTCTAATAGATACTTTTGTCCAGAAACAATTAAAGTAAGTCTATATTACTTTTATTCATAAcatcaatatgatatccattttgacaaatatctttaaaactaagcAAATTCCTTTTAAATTTGACATAATATAATGCATCATCAATATTAAGTTTGATTCTGGTAATTAAAACAATAGTAGTTCTTCTAGATCTTTGAATTAGATTTTATAGAACCTAATATTATACTAATAATGTTTGGTACAAATGTTAAGTTCaagaaatacttttaatctAGAAGAATTGTATGCATTGTGACACAATTTGCAAGACATACATCTTCATGATGTGTTGTGTAATTAGTCAAGTTAAGatgattcatctatttatttgacaaaataaataaataaatatcatgcatagaaaaaaaaaaagaactcaaaaaaaaaagttaatgttTGTAAAACGAAAGAACATATGAAGATAACATAACATATAAGGCAtaacaatcaatcataaaaaacATGTTCATCTCCAATTAAATGATCAATTTTGTCACTAGgatcttcaaaaaaattgaacacATCCAAGTGAGTTATGTCTTCAATTCCATTATTATCAATGAAGTTTGTTACAACCTTCTTTCTTTTCACCTTTTATAAGGCTTGGTAAAGGACAACTAAACGTTTCGAAGTACAAGTACGTGTCCAATGTCTTTTTATGCAACATCAATAGCACTCATTCTTATGAGTTTGTTTGCcttgtatatttttcttttttatgtaaaattattttttacagaCCAAGTTAGAGGGAAGCAAGAAGGAAGATGATGTTACAACTAAGGAATTTGGGATGCTATGTTTTTATGGTATAGATGTTTTGGATGTTGGAACATTTtgtaataataagaaaaacaaagaactaTAATTACATGTCATAGTTATATTTGTATACAAATAACTTGAACAACATGATGTAGAATTACAATATTCTAGGTTGAGAAGATTGGTGTTGTTTGGATTTGATTATTAGTTAAATTTTCAAGATGTTTCATGATTCCTACAATAGAAAGTTTGAAGGTACTAAAGGTC is from Vitis riparia cultivar Riparia Gloire de Montpellier isolate 1030 chromosome 10, EGFV_Vit.rip_1.0, whole genome shotgun sequence and encodes:
- the LOC117923737 gene encoding endoplasmic reticulum oxidoreductin-1-like, producing the protein MAVVKSEIAEKSHRRRWVWVVGALLVVLLAMAMKPMISHFGGSNKPCHCGKDAHKYSGMVEDCCCDYVTVDHLNEEVLHPILQELVTTPFFRYFKAKLWCDCPFWLDDGMCHLRDCSVCECPENEFPETFKKPFNHVLSSEDLICQEGKPQAAVDRTLDTKAFKGWVEVDNPWTNDDETDNAEMTYVNLQLNPERYTGYTGPSARRIWDAIYTENCPKYPSGEFCQEKKILYKLISGLHSSISVHIAADYLLNEATSTWGQNLTLLYDRVIKYPDRVGNLYFTFLFVLRAATKAADYLEQAEYDTGNPDDDLKTQSLMRQLLYNPKLQAACPIPFDEAKLWKGENGPELKQQIQKQFRNISALMDCVGCEKCRLWGKLQVLGLGTALKILFSIDGQDLLGQSLQLQRNEVIALMNLLNRLSESLKVVHEMGTSAEMTIKGQISAPAAQSCPLQRIWASIVGTKEGQSSAPTSQGCPLQRIWASIVGSR